The following proteins come from a genomic window of Hymenobacter canadensis:
- a CDS encoding carbonic anhydrase codes for MSIDKILENNRGWVAEMKATDPDFFNRLADGQKPKYLFIGCSDSRVPASAITGTGPGEMFVHRNIANMVVNTDFNMLSVLQYAVEVLGVEDILVVGHYGCGGVAAAAANRQYGLIDNWLTNIRDVIRMHEMEFLRIKDDAQRLRRLVELNVIEQVRNLAKTNIIQNARKTSKPPRLHGLVYDIKEGLLKNLEVQDNGIGELQHIYGTEAMKHAEEVLESQPGFNPKADKGQLLDEPEKIKKDKKEDKGPHLQKAS; via the coding sequence ATGAGCATTGATAAAATATTAGAAAATAACCGCGGCTGGGTGGCCGAAATGAAGGCCACCGACCCGGATTTCTTCAACCGCCTCGCCGACGGCCAGAAACCCAAATACCTGTTCATCGGCTGCTCCGATTCGCGGGTGCCGGCCTCGGCCATCACCGGCACCGGCCCGGGCGAAATGTTCGTGCACCGCAACATTGCCAACATGGTGGTAAACACCGATTTCAATATGCTGTCGGTGCTGCAGTACGCCGTGGAAGTGTTGGGCGTCGAGGACATTCTGGTGGTGGGCCACTACGGCTGCGGCGGCGTGGCGGCCGCGGCCGCCAACAGACAGTACGGCCTCATCGACAACTGGCTGACCAACATCCGGGACGTTATCCGGATGCACGAAATGGAGTTTCTGCGCATCAAGGACGACGCGCAGCGCCTGCGCCGCCTCGTGGAGCTGAACGTGATTGAGCAGGTGCGCAACCTGGCCAAAACCAACATCATCCAGAACGCCCGCAAGACCAGCAAGCCGCCGCGCCTGCACGGCCTGGTCTACGACATCAAGGAGGGCCTACTCAAGAACCTAGAAGTGCAAGACAACGGCATTGGCGAGCTGCAGCACATCTACGGCACCGAGGCCATGAAGCACGCCGAAGAAGTGCTGGAGAGCCAGCCTGGCTTCAACCCCAAGGCCGACAAAGGCCAGCTACTGGACGAGCCGGAGAAAATCAAAAAAGACAAGAAAGAGGACAAAGGCCCTCACCTGCAAAAAGCCAGCTAA
- a CDS encoding NAD(P)-dependent alcohol dehydrogenase: MQAAYYTQYGSADVLHYGEQPTPTPKADQILVRVRAGSVNPIDWKVRQGELKLLTGHKFPKIPGRDVAGEVAAIGDNVTRFRIGDRVYGMAADGVGGAAAEYAVLAETSAAFIPQQLSMEQAGAVPLAALTALQGLYHHGRLLSGDRVLINGASGGVGSFAVQIARALGAGEITGVCGPDNQELVRTLGADRVINHKEHDFTTDHSRYDLVFDAAGKSSFSASKASLRRLGRYVTTTPDPAALVTGTVATAFSDKSQAMFLAKNSGSDLALISAWLQAGTIKPIIYKTFALRDLAEAHSLSEKGGTPGKIVLMVE; this comes from the coding sequence ATGCAAGCTGCCTACTACACCCAATATGGTTCTGCCGACGTGCTCCACTACGGCGAGCAGCCCACGCCCACGCCCAAAGCCGACCAGATTCTGGTGCGCGTACGGGCCGGCAGCGTCAATCCTATCGACTGGAAAGTGCGCCAGGGTGAGCTTAAGCTGCTCACGGGCCACAAGTTTCCCAAGATTCCGGGCCGCGACGTGGCCGGCGAGGTAGCTGCCATCGGCGACAACGTCACGCGCTTCCGCATCGGGGACCGGGTGTATGGCATGGCCGCCGATGGCGTGGGTGGCGCGGCTGCCGAGTATGCCGTGCTGGCCGAAACCAGCGCCGCCTTTATTCCGCAGCAACTGAGCATGGAGCAGGCCGGGGCGGTGCCGCTGGCGGCCCTCACGGCGCTGCAGGGCCTCTACCACCACGGTCGCCTGCTCTCCGGCGACCGGGTGCTCATCAACGGGGCTTCGGGTGGCGTGGGCTCGTTTGCGGTGCAGATTGCCCGGGCGCTGGGCGCCGGCGAAATCACGGGCGTGTGCGGCCCCGACAACCAGGAGCTGGTGCGCACGCTCGGCGCCGACCGGGTAATCAACCACAAGGAGCACGATTTCACCACAGACCACAGCCGCTACGACCTGGTGTTTGACGCGGCCGGCAAAAGCAGCTTCAGTGCCAGCAAAGCCTCTTTGCGCCGCCTGGGCCGCTACGTCACCACCACGCCCGATCCGGCGGCCCTCGTAACGGGCACGGTAGCTACGGCCTTCTCCGATAAGAGCCAAGCCATGTTTCTGGCCAAAAACAGCGGCTCCGATCTAGCCCTGATTTCGGCCTGGCTGCAGGCCGGCACCATCAAGCCCATCATCTACAAAACCTTCGCGCTACGCGACCTGGCCGAGGCGCACAGCCTCAGCGAGAAAGGCGGCACCCCCGGCAAAATCGTGCTGATGGTGGAGTAG
- a CDS encoding SUMF1/EgtB/PvdO family nonheme iron enzyme, producing the protein MKLLLLAVCLSLPALPIPAQTGRANARLPRVPEPPGTIRLAENLFVDESEMDNLHWLEYLQRIRLDSSTAFYRSQLPDSALWVGLTAAPPAGAASGPSTEYYFHYPELRYCPAVGISYEQATAYCRWRSTLVNESMRQGPEFRKKHPELRDYDVTVEYRLPTEAEWQQAAFGTLGSGPAPAGLVPLKSAGKPRPVALRQQALVAACLTAQALPAAQVLYKLPYNLREDYYVAETGRAFECLPPSGQPGLEYVYVNPANYLGLYNIIGNAAEMTAAKGVAKGGSFKSSVLDLKPEAQQRYQGPQSWLGFRCVATVRLVRRVGE; encoded by the coding sequence ATGAAGTTGTTATTACTGGCGGTCTGCCTGAGCTTACCGGCCCTGCCGATACCCGCCCAGACCGGCCGCGCCAACGCCAGGCTACCCCGGGTTCCGGAACCGCCGGGCACCATCCGTCTGGCCGAAAATCTGTTCGTGGATGAGTCGGAAATGGACAACCTGCACTGGCTGGAATACCTGCAGCGCATCCGGCTGGATTCCTCCACCGCCTTCTACCGTAGCCAACTGCCCGATTCTGCACTGTGGGTGGGACTCACGGCTGCACCTCCGGCCGGGGCTGCCAGCGGCCCCAGCACCGAGTATTATTTCCACTACCCGGAACTGCGCTATTGCCCGGCCGTGGGCATCAGCTACGAGCAGGCCACGGCCTATTGCCGGTGGCGCAGCACCCTCGTCAACGAGTCGATGCGGCAGGGGCCGGAGTTTCGCAAAAAGCACCCCGAACTGCGCGACTACGACGTGACGGTGGAGTACCGCCTGCCCACCGAAGCCGAGTGGCAGCAGGCGGCTTTCGGGACGCTCGGTAGCGGCCCGGCGCCGGCCGGCTTGGTGCCGCTGAAGTCCGCCGGTAAGCCGCGCCCGGTTGCGCTCCGCCAGCAGGCCCTGGTTGCGGCCTGCCTCACCGCCCAAGCCCTGCCAGCGGCGCAGGTGCTCTACAAACTGCCCTATAACCTCCGCGAAGACTACTACGTGGCCGAAACCGGCCGCGCCTTCGAGTGCCTGCCTCCCTCCGGCCAGCCAGGCCTGGAGTACGTGTACGTGAACCCGGCCAACTACCTGGGCCTCTACAACATCATCGGCAACGCCGCCGAAATGACGGCAGCGAAAGGCGTGGCAAAAGGTGGCTCGTTCAAAAGCTCCGTCCTGGACCTGAAGCCCGAGGCGCAGCAGCGCTACCAGGGCCCGCAGAGCTGGCTGGGTTTCCGCTGCGTAGCCACCGTGCGGCTGGTGCGGCGGGTGGGGGAGTAA
- a CDS encoding type IA DNA topoisomerase, protein MKVCIAEKPSVAREIASVLGADRRMDGYYEGNGYQVTWTFGHFCQLREPEDYRPEWKRWSIHDLPMVPEQFGIKLMRRDDGVVRQFNVIKNLLANAEEVINCGDAGQEGEVIQRWVLMEAKYRKPFKRLWISSLTEEAIRQGFQNLRDGSEFDNLYQAGKSRAAGDWLLGLNATRLFTLKYAPGQRQVLSIGRVQTPTLALLVDRYHEIQNFRPEPYWVLRTEYRGTMFSHVAVLKKGKDDDEPDEKARLKARGYFVTQEEADAALAQVTGQPLTVTNVEIKKALESPPALFDLTALQVQCNNQLGLSAEDTLKTVQGLYEKKVVSYPRVDTTFLPDDQYPKIAGIMRGLGGAHGALAAPLLAAGKIRKSTKVFNNNKVTDHHAIIPTGASANSLHGTESSVYDIIVRRFLAAFYPDCEVSNTTVTADVAGRTFRVRGRQILSPGWREVYGDPEKQQAPSAPKAAGEGDDDVVNTVLPSFVKDETGPHKPRLDAKMTQPPRDYTEAMLLRGMETAGRNVDDEELRQAMKENGIGRPSTRAAIIETLFKRGYIRRDKKKIVPTPTGVELIGLIRNPTLKSAELTGQWERKLRQIEGGQLESSQFLGELQQLVREMVHEVKQDGSGRGISIHKPELADLTGQKAGATAKASPPKAAATPAVPGALGPCPACGSGHVLRGKSALGCSRWKEGCQFRLPTEFEGKKLTDKQVGELLKKGRTPVMKGFLDDAGQKFDAAIRLTPARTLELVRAAESKPTTPQDPGQIPCPVCRLGQMLRGKSAWGCSRFREDCQFRVPFEWGGKTLTDTQMNQLLRKGKTGVIRGFMSAKTGKNYEAILQINPEGRIEPVFGQS, encoded by the coding sequence TTGAAAGTCTGCATTGCCGAAAAGCCCAGCGTGGCCCGTGAAATTGCCAGCGTGCTGGGCGCCGACCGGCGCATGGACGGCTACTACGAGGGCAACGGCTACCAGGTAACCTGGACGTTTGGGCACTTCTGCCAGCTGCGCGAGCCCGAGGACTACCGCCCCGAGTGGAAGCGCTGGAGCATCCATGACCTGCCCATGGTGCCCGAGCAGTTCGGCATCAAGCTCATGCGCCGCGACGACGGCGTGGTGCGCCAGTTCAACGTCATCAAAAACCTGCTGGCCAATGCCGAGGAGGTGATAAACTGCGGCGATGCCGGCCAGGAGGGCGAAGTCATTCAGCGCTGGGTGCTGATGGAAGCCAAGTACCGCAAGCCCTTCAAGCGCCTCTGGATTTCCTCGCTCACCGAAGAAGCCATCCGTCAGGGCTTCCAGAACCTGCGCGACGGCTCGGAGTTCGACAACCTCTACCAGGCCGGCAAAAGCCGCGCCGCCGGCGACTGGCTGCTGGGCCTGAACGCCACCCGCCTGTTCACGCTCAAGTACGCGCCCGGCCAGCGGCAGGTGCTCAGCATCGGGCGCGTGCAGACGCCCACGCTGGCGCTGCTCGTCGACAGGTACCACGAAATCCAGAACTTCCGGCCTGAGCCGTATTGGGTGCTGCGCACCGAGTACCGCGGTACGATGTTCAGCCACGTGGCCGTGCTGAAAAAGGGCAAAGACGACGACGAACCCGACGAAAAAGCCCGCCTGAAAGCCCGCGGCTACTTCGTGACGCAGGAAGAAGCCGACGCCGCCCTGGCCCAGGTGACCGGCCAGCCGCTGACGGTGACCAACGTGGAAATCAAGAAGGCGCTGGAGAGCCCGCCGGCGCTGTTCGACCTGACCGCGCTGCAGGTGCAATGCAACAACCAGCTGGGCCTTTCGGCCGAAGACACGCTCAAGACGGTGCAGGGCCTCTACGAAAAGAAAGTGGTGAGCTACCCACGCGTGGACACCACCTTCCTGCCCGACGACCAGTACCCCAAAATTGCGGGTATCATGCGCGGGCTGGGTGGCGCGCACGGCGCGCTGGCCGCGCCGCTGCTGGCGGCCGGCAAAATCCGCAAAAGCACCAAGGTCTTCAACAACAACAAAGTCACCGACCACCACGCCATCATTCCGACCGGGGCCAGCGCTAACAGCCTGCACGGCACAGAAAGCAGCGTCTACGACATCATCGTGCGCCGCTTCCTGGCCGCGTTTTACCCCGACTGCGAAGTGTCGAACACCACCGTGACGGCCGATGTGGCCGGGCGCACGTTTCGTGTCCGGGGCCGCCAGATTCTCAGTCCAGGCTGGCGCGAGGTGTACGGCGACCCGGAAAAGCAGCAGGCGCCCTCGGCCCCGAAAGCAGCCGGCGAAGGCGACGACGATGTGGTGAATACCGTGCTGCCCAGCTTCGTGAAAGACGAAACCGGCCCGCACAAGCCCCGCCTCGACGCCAAAATGACCCAACCGCCGCGCGACTACACCGAGGCCATGCTGCTGCGCGGCATGGAAACCGCCGGCCGCAACGTCGACGACGAGGAGCTGCGCCAGGCCATGAAGGAAAACGGTATCGGCCGCCCTTCTACCCGCGCCGCCATCATCGAAACGCTGTTCAAGCGCGGCTACATCCGGCGCGACAAAAAGAAGATTGTGCCCACGCCCACCGGTGTCGAGCTGATTGGCCTGATCCGCAACCCCACGCTGAAGTCGGCGGAGCTGACCGGGCAGTGGGAGCGGAAGCTGCGCCAGATTGAAGGCGGCCAGCTGGAATCCAGCCAGTTTCTGGGCGAGCTGCAGCAGCTGGTGCGCGAGATGGTGCACGAGGTCAAGCAGGACGGCTCAGGCCGCGGCATCAGCATCCACAAGCCTGAGTTGGCCGACCTCACCGGCCAGAAAGCCGGCGCCACCGCCAAAGCCAGCCCGCCGAAAGCCGCCGCCACGCCGGCCGTGCCGGGGGCGCTGGGTCCGTGCCCGGCCTGCGGCAGCGGCCACGTGCTGCGCGGCAAGTCGGCGCTGGGATGCTCGCGTTGGAAGGAAGGCTGCCAGTTCCGGCTGCCCACCGAGTTCGAGGGCAAGAAGCTCACCGACAAGCAGGTGGGCGAGCTGCTGAAAAAGGGCCGCACGCCGGTGATGAAAGGTTTTCTGGACGATGCCGGTCAGAAGTTCGACGCCGCCATCCGCCTCACGCCGGCCCGCACGCTGGAGCTGGTGCGCGCCGCCGAAAGCAAGCCCACCACGCCCCAGGACCCCGGCCAGATTCCGTGTCCGGTGTGCCGGCTGGGCCAGATGCTGCGCGGCAAAAGCGCCTGGGGCTGCTCCCGCTTCCGCGAGGACTGCCAGTTCCGCGTGCCCTTCGAGTGGGGCGGCAAAACCCTCACCGACACCCAGATGAACCAGCTGCTGCGCAAAGGCAAAACCGGCGTCATCCGCGGGTTTATGTCCGCCAAAACCGGCAAGAACTACGAAGCCATTCTGCAGATCAATCCGGAAGGAAGGATAGAGCCGGTATTTGGGCAGAGCTGA
- a CDS encoding glycine-rich domain-containing protein — protein sequence MTPAFQPELWDKIQRFELDDTAAAFSFTDRLARENGWSLPFCLRAVLEYKRFIFLLCVTQQPLTPSDEVDQVWHLHLLYTRSYWVDFCQHTISQPIHHGPTRGGSQEHAKFDDWYGRTLTHYTAVFGQAPPPDLWPPPAVRFRPAHFQRVNLSTHWLLPQLWPLRRFRNRNK from the coding sequence GTGACACCAGCCTTCCAGCCTGAGTTGTGGGACAAAATTCAGCGGTTTGAGCTGGATGACACGGCCGCCGCGTTTTCCTTTACTGATCGGCTAGCCCGCGAAAATGGATGGAGCTTGCCCTTCTGCCTGCGGGCCGTGCTGGAGTATAAGCGCTTTATTTTTCTGCTCTGCGTCACCCAGCAGCCGCTCACGCCTTCCGACGAAGTAGACCAGGTCTGGCACCTGCACTTGCTGTATACCCGCTCTTACTGGGTTGATTTCTGCCAGCATACGATAAGCCAACCCATTCACCACGGCCCCACACGCGGCGGCAGCCAGGAGCACGCCAAGTTCGACGACTGGTATGGCCGCACACTCACCCACTACACCGCCGTGTTCGGGCAAGCGCCGCCGCCCGACCTGTGGCCGCCGCCCGCCGTTCGTTTTCGGCCAGCTCATTTTCAACGCGTCAACTTATCTACCCATTGGCTACTTCCCCAGTTATGGCCACTCCGGCGCTTTCGCAACCGCAACAAGTAG
- a CDS encoding polysaccharide biosynthesis/export family protein, translated as MPYSAVSSAVRLVLLGVLLLSSSLVSCVPTRDVSYLQGSYSAQPTVVANQPAEYLIMPNDVLYIKVQSAQPELTKAFNLHENELVFNQSDPGSLYINGYVVDKDGAIMVPTVGLVKVRGLTLGAAQETVQKAIATYVRNATVVLRLVSFRVTVLGEVKSPGRFTIFNDRATVLEALGLAGDLTPLGNRRNVKLIRQTREGSQVMLLDLTRPELLSSPYYYLLPNDALYVEPVKALTQRGNSVNIGLLFSGLGTAALLYGLFR; from the coding sequence ATGCCGTATTCCGCCGTTTCGTCTGCTGTCCGCTTGGTGCTGTTGGGTGTGTTGTTGCTGAGTTCTTCCCTGGTTTCGTGCGTTCCTACGCGTGATGTCAGCTATTTGCAGGGCTCCTATTCGGCGCAGCCCACAGTAGTGGCCAACCAGCCCGCCGAGTACCTGATTATGCCTAATGATGTGCTGTACATTAAGGTGCAGAGCGCGCAGCCAGAGCTAACCAAGGCTTTCAACCTGCATGAAAACGAGTTGGTATTCAACCAGTCAGACCCTGGCTCGCTTTACATCAACGGTTACGTGGTAGATAAGGATGGCGCTATCATGGTCCCAACGGTGGGCCTGGTGAAAGTGCGTGGTCTGACCTTGGGCGCAGCGCAAGAAACCGTGCAGAAGGCCATAGCTACTTACGTGCGCAACGCCACGGTGGTATTGCGGCTGGTGAGTTTCCGGGTAACGGTGCTGGGCGAGGTGAAGTCGCCGGGACGCTTCACCATTTTCAACGACCGGGCCACGGTACTGGAGGCCCTGGGCCTGGCCGGCGACCTGACGCCACTTGGTAACCGACGCAACGTGAAGCTGATCCGCCAGACCCGCGAAGGCTCACAGGTGATGCTGCTTGACCTCACACGCCCTGAGCTACTTAGCTCGCCCTACTACTATCTACTGCCCAACGATGCCCTGTACGTGGAACCGGTGAAAGCCCTCACGCAACGCGGCAACTCCGTGAACATAGGGCTGCTGTTCTCCGGCCTCGGCACAGCAGCACTCCTGTACGGACTCTTTCGATAA
- a CDS encoding response regulator transcription factor codes for MKILLVEDEPKVAAFLHKGLTEQQHNVEVAIDGPTGLRLALSGQHDLIILDNLLPGLSGLEVCRQVRAHNPAVPILMLTALGETDDKIRGLDAGADDYLVKPFAFQELLARVRALVRRRPEAAAAAAVLQLADLTLDPGSKLVQRAGQPIQLTAREFSLLEYLLRHKGRVISRVDILEHVWETSFDTGSNVIDVYINFLRKKIDKDFTPKLIHTLVGMGYVMKEE; via the coding sequence ATGAAAATCCTGCTGGTGGAAGACGAGCCCAAGGTGGCCGCCTTTCTGCACAAAGGCCTGACGGAGCAACAACATAACGTAGAAGTGGCCATCGACGGGCCCACTGGCCTGCGGTTAGCCCTCTCCGGCCAGCACGACCTCATCATCCTCGACAACCTGCTGCCTGGTTTGAGCGGCCTGGAAGTGTGCCGGCAGGTGCGGGCGCACAATCCGGCCGTGCCCATCCTGATGCTCACGGCCCTGGGCGAAACCGACGATAAAATCCGGGGCCTTGATGCCGGCGCCGACGACTATCTGGTGAAGCCGTTTGCCTTCCAGGAGCTGCTGGCCCGGGTGCGTGCTTTGGTGCGGCGCCGGCCCGAAGCCGCTGCCGCCGCCGCCGTCCTGCAGCTCGCCGACCTGACCCTGGACCCGGGCAGCAAGCTGGTGCAGCGTGCTGGGCAGCCTATTCAGCTCACGGCGCGGGAGTTTTCGCTGCTGGAGTATCTGCTGCGCCACAAAGGCCGCGTCATTTCGCGCGTCGACATTCTGGAGCACGTCTGGGAAACTTCTTTCGATACCGGCTCCAACGTCATCGACGTCTACATCAACTTCCTGCGCAAAAAGATTGATAAGGATTTCACGCCCAAGCTGATCCATACGCTGGTGGGCATGGGCTACGTGATGAAGGAAGAGTAG
- a CDS encoding SulP family inorganic anion transporter, translating to MFSSLGKDAPAGLVVFLVALPLCLGISLASGAPLMAGIITGIVGGLIVSWLSGSQLSVSGPAAGLTAIVLTALQTLGSFEALLAATVVAGALQVVMGFVRAGIIGLYFPTSVIRGMLAAIGLILILKQIPHLLGVDTDYFEDMTFLQFDGQNTFSALVGALRSFGWGSALIGLVSLGVLVLWENVLAKRVALFRLVPSALVVVVLSIALSSLLNITLPVLKVRPEHLVQLPNVNSWADFVGVFKFPQWSAVTKPGFVMVAFTIAIVASLESLLSVEAVDKLDPHKRSTPTNRELMAQGAGNIISGLLGGLPMTAVIVRSSANINAGGQTRMAAFIHGLLLLTSLLFLETILNRIPLSALAAVLLVVGYKLTKPTLYRTQWKLGWQQFLPFIITVVAVLLTDLLKGVTIGLVVGIFYILKTHYESAYFLRQTPELQAAGVYHLKLGEHVSFLNKASVIRMLEQFGPGSHVILDGTESEMIDYDVLEAIENFRQSAPERGLKLELRGIQQVEIMGH from the coding sequence GTGTTCAGTTCCCTGGGGAAAGATGCGCCTGCCGGCCTGGTGGTATTTCTAGTGGCACTGCCGCTGTGCCTGGGTATTTCGCTGGCCTCAGGCGCCCCCCTGATGGCTGGTATCATCACCGGAATTGTGGGCGGGCTGATCGTGTCCTGGCTCAGCGGCTCGCAGCTGAGCGTAAGCGGGCCGGCGGCCGGCCTCACGGCCATCGTGCTGACGGCCCTGCAGACGCTGGGTTCCTTCGAGGCCCTGCTGGCGGCTACGGTGGTGGCCGGCGCCCTGCAGGTGGTGATGGGGTTTGTGCGGGCTGGTATTATCGGGCTGTACTTTCCCACCTCCGTCATCCGGGGTATGCTGGCGGCCATCGGCCTGATCCTGATTCTGAAGCAGATTCCACATTTGCTGGGCGTCGATACCGACTACTTCGAGGACATGACCTTCCTGCAGTTCGACGGCCAGAATACGTTTTCGGCCTTGGTAGGGGCCCTTCGCTCCTTTGGCTGGGGCTCCGCCCTGATCGGGCTGGTGTCGTTGGGGGTGCTGGTACTCTGGGAAAACGTGCTGGCCAAGCGCGTCGCCCTGTTCCGGCTGGTGCCTTCGGCGCTGGTAGTGGTGGTGCTGTCCATTGCCCTCAGCTCCCTGCTCAATATCACGCTGCCCGTGCTGAAGGTGCGCCCCGAGCACCTGGTGCAGCTGCCAAACGTTAACTCCTGGGCTGATTTTGTGGGCGTGTTTAAGTTTCCGCAGTGGTCGGCTGTCACTAAGCCTGGCTTCGTGATGGTGGCCTTCACCATTGCCATCGTTGCCTCGCTGGAAAGCCTGCTCAGCGTGGAAGCCGTGGATAAGCTGGACCCGCACAAACGCTCCACGCCCACCAACCGCGAGCTGATGGCCCAGGGCGCCGGCAACATCATCAGCGGCCTACTGGGCGGCCTGCCCATGACGGCCGTTATCGTGCGGAGCTCGGCCAATATCAACGCCGGCGGCCAGACCCGTATGGCGGCCTTCATCCACGGGCTGCTGCTGCTCACGAGCCTGCTGTTTCTGGAAACCATCCTGAACCGGATTCCGCTGTCGGCGCTGGCGGCCGTGCTGCTGGTGGTCGGCTACAAGCTTACCAAGCCCACCCTGTACCGCACCCAATGGAAGCTAGGCTGGCAGCAGTTTCTGCCCTTCATCATTACGGTGGTGGCCGTGTTGCTCACCGACCTGCTCAAGGGCGTCACGATTGGTCTGGTGGTCGGCATCTTCTACATCCTGAAAACGCACTACGAGTCGGCGTATTTTCTGCGCCAGACGCCCGAGCTGCAGGCGGCCGGCGTCTACCATCTCAAGCTGGGCGAGCATGTGTCCTTCCTCAACAAGGCCAGCGTCATCCGGATGCTGGAGCAGTTCGGCCCCGGCAGCCACGTCATCCTCGACGGTACCGAGTCGGAAATGATTGACTACGACGTGCTGGAGGCTATCGAAAACTTCCGTCAGTCGGCGCCCGAACGGGGCCTGAAGCTGGAGCTGCGCGGGATTCAGCAGGTGGAGATAATGGGCCATTAG
- a CDS encoding HAMP domain-containing sensor histidine kinase yields the protein MTIRLRLALQFAVILAFTLLLFSLVIYFFTAQARQESFTENLFARARIVAHVYLDGTGRADEASRASYRRYLRQFYRTLPEEEVRVYDTRNTVVFREGQLTDVPVPVSLLSAVRQEGREVLLRSNYHQTVGLLYRDSRRGDFVVVASSVDTDSGDKLRSLGNILAFGLLTSFIMVSIGGWFFAGMALRPMQKVVREVDSITVSDLHRRLSQADGYDEIAHLAQRFNQLLDRLETAFAGQRTFVRDASHELRTPLTVIIGELEVALLQQERSPQEYRRVLQSTLDAARLLKDLTNGLLQIARASDDPSQVPLTTLRLDELLLQAHEEVQRRNPTCRVDLEFGDVPAMVRQPFAVRGNEALLLSAFLNVLENACKFSKSTAAPIVASLTTTAARVVLEVRDQGVGMSEADRLQVFVPFFRAEAIRTVPGHGIGLPLTSKIMALHGGLIRVDSELGQGTQVWLEWPALG from the coding sequence ATGACGATTCGCCTTCGGCTGGCGCTGCAGTTTGCGGTTATTCTGGCCTTTACGCTGCTGCTGTTTTCGCTGGTTATCTACTTCTTCACGGCCCAGGCCCGGCAGGAGTCGTTCACCGAAAACCTGTTTGCGCGGGCCCGCATCGTCGCCCACGTCTACCTCGATGGTACCGGCCGGGCCGACGAGGCCAGCCGGGCCTCGTACCGCCGCTACCTGCGCCAGTTCTACCGCACCCTGCCCGAGGAAGAAGTGCGCGTATATGACACCCGTAACACGGTGGTGTTTCGGGAGGGGCAGCTGACCGATGTGCCGGTGCCGGTGAGTTTGCTGAGCGCCGTACGGCAGGAGGGCCGTGAGGTGCTGCTGCGCTCCAACTACCACCAGACGGTGGGGTTGCTCTACCGCGACTCACGCCGGGGCGACTTCGTGGTGGTGGCCTCGTCGGTGGATACCGACAGCGGCGACAAGCTGCGCAGCCTGGGCAATATCCTGGCGTTCGGGCTGCTGACCTCGTTTATCATGGTGAGCATCGGCGGGTGGTTTTTCGCGGGCATGGCGCTCCGGCCCATGCAGAAAGTGGTGCGTGAAGTGGACAGCATTACCGTCTCGGATTTGCACCGACGCCTGTCGCAGGCCGACGGCTACGACGAAATTGCCCACCTTGCCCAGCGCTTCAACCAGCTCCTCGATCGGCTCGAAACGGCCTTCGCCGGCCAGCGGACCTTCGTGCGGGACGCCTCCCACGAGCTGCGTACGCCGCTTACTGTGATTATCGGGGAGCTGGAAGTGGCGCTGCTGCAGCAAGAGCGGAGCCCGCAGGAATACCGCCGCGTGCTGCAAAGCACCCTCGACGCGGCCCGCCTGCTCAAGGACCTCACCAACGGCCTGCTCCAGATTGCGCGCGCCTCCGATGACCCCTCTCAGGTGCCGCTCACCACCCTGCGCCTCGACGAGCTGCTGCTGCAGGCCCACGAAGAGGTGCAGCGCCGCAACCCTACCTGCCGCGTCGATCTGGAGTTTGGGGATGTGCCGGCCATGGTGCGCCAGCCGTTTGCGGTGCGCGGCAACGAAGCGCTGCTGCTGTCGGCGTTTCTCAACGTGCTGGAAAACGCCTGCAAGTTCTCCAAGAGCACGGCGGCCCCCATCGTGGCCAGCCTCACTACTACCGCCGCGCGCGTTGTGCTGGAGGTGCGCGACCAAGGCGTGGGCATGAGCGAAGCCGACCGGCTGCAGGTATTCGTGCCCTTCTTCCGGGCCGAAGCCATCCGGACAGTGCCGGGGCACGGCATCGGGCTGCCGCTCACGTCCAAAATAATGGCCCTGCATGGCGGCCTCATCCGGGTAGACAGTGAGCTGGGGCAGGGCACGCAGGTGTGGCTGGAGTGGCCCGCGCTGGGGTAA
- a CDS encoding EamA family transporter gives MWIVFSLMAALSAAVVVTLSKVGVKNIESSVAFAIQSVLIVGVAWGVVAWQGHLPQVAQIDRRTWLFLIAAGIITCASSLFSFQALKMGQASRTSSFDKISLVFSILLAVFFLKEKVTWQVILGAAFMAGGAILIAFTKPAE, from the coding sequence ATGTGGATAGTTTTTTCGTTGATGGCGGCGCTGTCGGCAGCGGTGGTAGTTACGCTCTCCAAGGTAGGCGTCAAGAATATCGAGTCCAGCGTAGCCTTTGCCATCCAGTCGGTGCTGATTGTGGGTGTGGCGTGGGGCGTAGTGGCCTGGCAGGGCCATTTGCCGCAGGTAGCTCAGATTGACCGCCGCACCTGGCTGTTTCTGATTGCAGCGGGCATCATCACCTGCGCCTCGTCGCTGTTCTCGTTTCAGGCCCTGAAGATGGGCCAGGCCTCGCGCACCTCTTCGTTCGACAAAATCTCGCTGGTGTTTTCCATCCTGCTGGCTGTGTTTTTCCTGAAGGAGAAAGTAACGTGGCAGGTCATCCTGGGCGCTGCCTTCATGGCCGGCGGCGCCATCCTGATAGCCTTCACCAAGCCCGCCGAGTAA